In Dehalococcoidia bacterium, a single window of DNA contains:
- the thiO gene encoding glycine oxidase ThiO has product MTEGEQADVLIIGGGIVGCACAYELTKRGATVTLLEYGKAGMQATNAAAGMLAPLSDASGPDAMFRAGLEALRAYPALVAELEQECGFDLEYRQEGILRVAFEDTDAAELRHRFAWQREMGFDVRWLGGNACREIEPRITSRSINGVLSPSEATVSNQLVALALERASRKRGVAVREHSPVTRVRRSQERVVALDAGGETYRAEAIVLAAGARSGQVARKMGIALPVFPIRGQMIALGGMACPIGRPVWGPEGYLVPRVNGLVFAGATVEDVGFRRRTTKGGARAMRAMAARLVPQLSAAKVHFEWAGLRPATADGQPIIGPVPGSNVIAATGHYRNGILLGPLTGSWVAAGIVKGTWDGVPPEFRYERLSG; this is encoded by the coding sequence ATGACCGAAGGCGAACAGGCGGACGTCCTCATCATCGGCGGTGGCATCGTCGGCTGCGCTTGCGCGTACGAGCTGACGAAGCGCGGCGCGACGGTCACCCTCCTCGAATACGGTAAGGCCGGCATGCAGGCGACAAACGCCGCCGCCGGGATGCTCGCACCGCTGAGCGATGCCTCCGGACCTGACGCGATGTTCCGGGCAGGGTTGGAGGCGCTGCGCGCGTATCCGGCGCTCGTCGCCGAACTGGAACAGGAGTGCGGCTTCGACCTCGAGTACCGCCAGGAGGGAATCCTGCGAGTCGCGTTCGAGGACACTGACGCCGCGGAGCTGCGCCATCGCTTTGCGTGGCAGCGCGAGATGGGCTTCGACGTGCGGTGGCTCGGTGGCAACGCGTGCCGCGAGATCGAGCCGCGCATCACGTCGCGGTCAATCAATGGCGTCCTGTCGCCGTCCGAGGCCACCGTGAGCAATCAGCTCGTCGCGCTCGCGCTCGAGCGTGCGTCGCGCAAGCGTGGCGTCGCAGTCCGAGAACACTCGCCCGTTACACGCGTCAGGCGGTCGCAGGAACGCGTCGTGGCGTTAGATGCGGGCGGCGAGACGTATCGAGCCGAAGCGATTGTGCTCGCAGCGGGCGCGCGTTCGGGGCAGGTCGCCCGCAAGATGGGCATCGCGCTGCCGGTATTTCCGATCCGCGGCCAGATGATCGCGTTGGGCGGCATGGCATGCCCGATCGGACGCCCGGTCTGGGGTCCGGAAGGCTACCTGGTGCCGCGCGTGAACGGACTCGTGTTCGCCGGCGCAACGGTAGAGGACGTGGGCTTCCGGCGACGGACCACGAAAGGCGGCGCGCGCGCGATGCGAGCTATGGCCGCTCGCCTCGTGCCGCAACTGAGCGCCGCGAAGGTTCACTTCGAATGGGCTGGCCTGCGTCCAGCCACCGCCGACGGCCAGCCCATCATCGGGCCTGTGCCCGGCAGTAACGTGATCGCCGCGACAGGCCATTATCGCAACGGCATTCTGCTGGGGCCGCTTACCGGCTCATGGGTCGCGGCGGGCATCGTAAAAGGCACTTGGGACGGCGTGCCGCCAGAGTTCCGCTACGAACGACTCTCCGGCTGA
- the thiS gene encoding sulfur carrier protein ThiS: MNITVNGKPRQIDAEMDLPSFLRAYDVNPRLVAVAINGDVIPRDQYSGARVREGDALEIVRMVGGGAR; this comes from the coding sequence ATGAACATCACCGTCAACGGCAAGCCCCGCCAGATCGATGCGGAAATGGATCTGCCGTCGTTTCTGCGTGCGTACGACGTCAACCCCAGGCTCGTCGCAGTGGCGATTAACGGCGATGTGATCCCCAGGGACCAGTACAGCGGCGCCCGCGTGCGCGAAGGCGATGCCCTGGAGATCGTGCGCATGGTCGGCGGCGGCGCTCGATGA
- a CDS encoding thiamine phosphate synthase, which translates to MRIAERRARLSFPALVLVTDSARQPQRETTGEAWLDDIVREAVLGGVSIVQLREKHLERGDLIALGLHIRDAIAGRAMLFVNSNVDAAIALGADGVHLPERALPTGAVRDRVGERMLISRAVHSIDAAVRAERAGADVLQAGTLFATQSKPGAPLLGPNGLSEVCAAVDLPVIAIGGIDAQNAAEALGAGAQGVAVIGAILNADEPREAAAALRRTIDSIGLSGAA; encoded by the coding sequence GTGAGGATCGCCGAGCGTCGCGCTCGATTATCGTTTCCAGCGCTGGTGCTCGTGACCGACAGCGCCCGCCAACCGCAACGTGAGACGACGGGCGAGGCGTGGCTCGATGACATCGTCCGGGAAGCAGTGCTCGGCGGCGTGAGCATCGTGCAACTGCGTGAGAAGCATCTCGAACGCGGCGACCTTATCGCGCTCGGGCTGCATATCCGCGACGCGATCGCGGGGCGGGCGATGCTGTTCGTCAACTCGAACGTCGATGCGGCGATCGCGCTCGGTGCTGACGGCGTACACCTGCCCGAGCGCGCGCTGCCAACGGGCGCCGTTCGCGATCGCGTCGGTGAACGCATGCTGATCTCGCGAGCCGTGCACTCCATCGATGCCGCGGTGCGTGCCGAGCGCGCGGGCGCCGACGTGCTGCAGGCCGGCACGCTCTTCGCGACGCAATCCAAACCAGGCGCGCCGCTCCTCGGACCGAATGGGTTGAGCGAGGTGTGCGCTGCCGTCGACCTGCCGGTCATCGCGATCGGCGGCATCGACGCACAGAACGCCGCCGAGGCGCTGGGCGCCGGTGCGCAGGGCGTTGCGGTCATCGGCGCGATACTCAACGCCGACGAGCCGAGAGAGGCGGCAGCGGCGCTGCGCCGCACCATCGACTCGATCGGCCTGAGCGGCGCCGCATGA
- a CDS encoding thiazole synthase, with protein sequence MDDRLTIAGKQFDSRLFLGTGKYASAELTVAALEASGTQLVTVAIRRLDLDNPNARTELDYIDWERYRVLPNTAGCATVEEALFTARLGRSVTNSKWVKLEVIPDQRYLLPDPIATLRAAETLVAEGFVVLPYIHADPVLAKHLEEAGCATVMPLGSAIGSGQGILTLEEIRIIIENARVPVVVDAGIGAPSDAALAMEIGADAVLVNTAVAKAADPPLMAAAMKKGVEAGRDAFLAGRIESKRFASASSPQEGMPVEREASRT encoded by the coding sequence ATGGATGATCGTCTGACGATCGCCGGCAAGCAGTTCGACTCGAGGCTGTTCTTGGGAACGGGCAAGTACGCGAGCGCCGAGTTGACCGTCGCAGCGCTCGAAGCGTCCGGCACGCAACTCGTCACGGTGGCCATCCGGCGCCTTGACCTCGACAATCCGAACGCGCGGACCGAACTCGATTACATCGATTGGGAGCGCTACCGCGTGCTCCCCAACACGGCCGGCTGCGCGACCGTCGAGGAAGCGCTCTTTACGGCGCGTCTCGGGCGCTCAGTCACTAACTCGAAGTGGGTGAAGCTCGAGGTCATCCCCGACCAGCGCTACCTGCTGCCGGATCCGATCGCCACGCTGCGCGCCGCAGAGACGCTTGTCGCCGAGGGTTTCGTCGTGCTGCCGTACATCCACGCCGACCCGGTGCTCGCCAAGCACCTCGAAGAAGCGGGGTGCGCCACGGTGATGCCGCTTGGTTCGGCAATCGGATCCGGGCAGGGCATCCTGACGCTCGAAGAGATCCGCATCATCATCGAGAATGCGCGCGTGCCCGTCGTCGTCGACGCCGGGATCGGAGCGCCTTCGGACGCGGCGCTCGCGATGGAGATCGGCGCCGACGCCGTGCTCGTGAACACCGCCGTCGCGAAGGCCGCCGATCCACCGTTGATGGCCGCCGCCATGAAGAAGGGCGTCGAAGCGGGGCGTGACGCATTTCTCGCAGGGCGCATCGAGTCGAAGCGATTCGCTTCTGCGAGCAGCCCGCAGGAAGGCATGCCCGTCGAGCGAGAGGCGAGCCGGACGTGA